In the Propionispora hippei DSM 15287 genome, one interval contains:
- a CDS encoding UvrB/UvrC motif-containing protein translates to MLCDNCKKRSATVHITKIINNSKVESHLCNECAQESGEMSLAGFSVDNKFSVQDFLKGMFNYGFVEAPQAKTEIACSNCGMTYSEFSRSGKIGCSVCYSIFGERLEPLLRRIHGSSAHTGKVPRRTGGLLETKQRLKRLKQELERHISREEYELAAKVRDEVRSIEKMISEHSKEQE, encoded by the coding sequence ATGTTATGTGATAACTGCAAAAAGCGCTCGGCAACGGTACACATTACTAAAATCATTAATAACAGCAAGGTAGAAAGCCATTTATGCAATGAATGTGCCCAGGAATCGGGCGAAATGAGCTTGGCTGGCTTTTCGGTGGATAATAAGTTTTCGGTTCAGGATTTTCTGAAAGGAATGTTTAATTACGGCTTTGTTGAGGCACCACAGGCTAAGACCGAGATAGCCTGCAGCAATTGCGGCATGACCTACAGTGAATTCAGCCGCAGCGGAAAAATCGGCTGCAGTGTTTGTTATTCGATCTTTGGCGAAAGACTGGAACCGCTACTCAGGCGCATTCATGGGTCCAGTGCTCATACTGGAAAGGTGCCGCGACGGACGGGTGGCCTTTTGGAAACCAAGCAGCGGCTAAAACGCCTGAAGCAAGAATTGGAGCGGCATATCAGCCGGGAGGAATATGAACTGGCGGCCAAGGTGCGCGATGAAGTGAGAAGTATTGAAAAGATGATTAGTGAACATAGCAAAGAGCAGGAATAG
- a CDS encoding CtsR family transcriptional regulator — MSNLADIIEQFILRRLSAENSDIVILKRNELADEIECAPSQISYVLSTRFTTEKGFIVESRRGLGGFIRIARLVAPTTLYEKVAAEIDEDTPLDDILAIVEYWQSHNLISAREAALITQYCAMLYDFVVPDRRVPLLRMIFITLGNH; from the coding sequence TTGAGCAATCTGGCTGATATCATTGAGCAATTTATTTTGCGCCGCTTATCGGCAGAAAACAGTGATATTGTGATTTTGAAACGTAACGAACTTGCTGATGAAATAGAATGTGCCCCCTCGCAGATCAGTTATGTACTGAGTACGCGTTTCACCACGGAAAAGGGGTTTATCGTCGAATCACGGCGTGGTCTGGGCGGCTTTATCCGTATTGCCCGGCTTGTTGCCCCGACCACTCTTTATGAAAAGGTAGCTGCTGAAATTGATGAGGATACGCCGCTGGACGATATTTTAGCGATTGTGGAATATTGGCAGTCCCACAATCTGATAAGCGCCAGGGAGGCGGCCCTGATTACGCAGTACTGTGCTATGCTGTACGATTTTGTTGTGCCGGATCGGCGGGTTCCGTTATTACGGATGATTTTTATAACACTGGGAAATCACTGA
- a CDS encoding class I SAM-dependent rRNA methyltransferase: protein MQVTTSVFLRKGAQHRVESGHPWVYQSELDYIDGEFEPGDIVDVYNFRQKFIGRGYINPRSQIIVRLLSREQEPIDREFFKKRIQTAWKYRQTFISEPEYCRLVYGEADFLPALIVDKFGPYMVIQTLALGIDVHKATIVSVLEELFQPEGIYERNDVPVRRLEGLPEVKGYLKGDFPTEIKVLENGIPFYADIKEGQKTGFFYDQRENRMFLKPFIRGAEVLDCFCHTGSFAVHAALYGAKKITSIDISAEAIELARKNAELNGVAAVCDFQVANAFDALRSMAEEQRQFDVVILDPPAFTKSRHALEGAARGYKEINLRGLKMVRPGGFLVTCSCSFHMGRDLFQAIVADAARDARRVIRQVEYRTQAKDHPILPSAAETEYLKFLVVQVF from the coding sequence ATGCAGGTTACTACGAGCGTATTTTTGCGAAAGGGCGCGCAACACAGGGTGGAAAGTGGTCATCCGTGGGTGTACCAAAGTGAACTTGACTATATTGACGGTGAATTTGAGCCGGGCGATATTGTTGATGTCTATAATTTCCGACAAAAATTTATTGGCCGCGGCTATATCAATCCCCGGTCCCAGATTATTGTCCGGCTTCTCAGCCGGGAACAGGAACCGATTGACCGGGAGTTTTTCAAAAAACGTATTCAGACGGCATGGAAATACCGTCAGACTTTTATCAGCGAGCCGGAATATTGCCGCCTGGTGTATGGCGAGGCCGATTTTCTGCCGGCGCTTATTGTCGATAAATTCGGTCCCTATATGGTCATTCAGACGCTGGCCTTAGGCATTGATGTACATAAAGCTACGATTGTCTCGGTGCTGGAGGAGCTGTTTCAGCCGGAGGGGATTTACGAACGCAATGATGTGCCGGTTCGCCGGTTGGAAGGGCTGCCGGAGGTAAAGGGCTATTTAAAAGGCGACTTTCCGACAGAGATTAAAGTACTGGAAAATGGCATACCCTTTTATGCCGATATTAAAGAAGGGCAGAAAACAGGATTTTTCTACGATCAGCGAGAAAACCGGATGTTTTTAAAGCCTTTTATCCGCGGTGCGGAGGTTCTCGACTGCTTCTGTCATACCGGTTCATTTGCTGTTCATGCCGCGTTGTATGGGGCGAAGAAAATTACCTCGATTGACATATCGGCCGAGGCCATTGAATTGGCCAGGAAAAATGCCGAACTAAACGGAGTAGCAGCGGTTTGCGATTTTCAAGTGGCTAATGCTTTTGACGCGCTGCGGTCTATGGCGGAGGAACAGCGGCAATTTGATGTGGTTATTCTGGACCCGCCGGCCTTTACCAAAAGCCGCCATGCGCTGGAAGGCGCGGCACGGGGCTATAAGGAAATTAATTTGCGGGGGTTAAAGATGGTACGCCCCGGTGGCTTCCTGGTTACCTGTTCCTGCTCCTTCCATATGGGCCGCGACCTTTTCCAGGCGATTGTGGCCGATGCGGCCAGGGATGCCAGACGTGTCATCCGCCAGGTCGAATACCGGACGCAGGCGAAAGATCATCCGATATTACCGTCGGCGGCGGAAACGGAATATCTGAAATTCTTAGTCGTTCAGGTTTTCTAA
- a CDS encoding DUF4184 family protein: MFTLHHGFWIYFFTRKQAKVWQYVLGSMLPDYVYVGLIVALLYNRQIQWNELTNMDPTMMMSLLPLYPWVVKIDLFFHSVVIWGIGLALTFLPVLRHAQAFVIGWGTHVLIDSLTHAAHANFYLYPLSMAAVHSPVSYWEMQYFAREFKWVNYGLMSLAALYLIYQWWKTKRK; the protein is encoded by the coding sequence ATGTTTACATTACATCATGGTTTTTGGATATATTTTTTTACCCGGAAGCAGGCCAAAGTGTGGCAATATGTTCTGGGGTCTATGCTGCCTGATTATGTGTATGTGGGGTTGATCGTGGCTCTGCTGTATAACCGGCAGATACAGTGGAATGAGCTGACTAATATGGACCCGACAATGATGATGTCGCTGCTTCCTTTATATCCATGGGTAGTTAAAATTGATCTTTTTTTTCACTCAGTGGTTATTTGGGGGATCGGCCTGGCGTTAACCTTTTTGCCCGTGCTTCGTCACGCTCAGGCTTTTGTAATTGGCTGGGGGACTCATGTATTAATCGATTCCCTTACCCATGCCGCCCATGCTAATTTTTATTTGTATCCTTTATCTATGGCAGCAGTACACAGTCCGGTATCGTACTGGGAAATGCAATATTTTGCTAGAGAATTTAAATGGGTTAATTATGGACTTATGAGTCTGGCGGCATTATATCTGATTTATCAATGGTGGAAAACAAAAAGGAAATGA